From Malaya genurostris strain Urasoe2022 chromosome 2, Malgen_1.1, whole genome shotgun sequence:
GTTAACTATTCAACCCAACATACCTGCAATGATTTGAGCCCCTTCATTATGTTAGTATGTTCTCCACACTCTGTACAAAGCACCATAAACTCGTTGACTTCTGCGGGAATCTCCAATACATTGGAGCAAATCTTGCTTCCATCACACTTGAATCGCAATATATTGGGGTTCATATCAGCAAACTTTGGCCAATTTTCTCCACAAGCACGACAACTACATTCAAATTTATATTGATGTAGCAGTGTATTGCGGCGTTCATCTCTGGAAACTTGTGTAAATATCGGACCATAATTTTCTGCAACGATAGAATCGGCCGAAATGTTTTTGATCGTTCTAACACAAATAGAGTTTCCTCGAAAATGACGTGTAACTCCTGGGTCGCAAGAATGGTTGAATAGTGCTACAGTCGGATAGAGTCCACCTCCGATAAAGACTGAATTTCCTATATCTCGCTCACTCTCCCGTTGAAGTTCTGAAATTTCATGGGCGTTGAACTGAAGCAGTTGCAGATTGTGTAGCAGGAGGCCTCCTATGTAACTAAAAGTGAAAGCAGAAGGAAAATATTGACTTGATTATTGAGTTCTCTTGCACTTGCACTAATACAGTGTCACGAACTGAATCAATGCGAACTCCTTTTTGAATATCAGACAGATTACTCATTTGGATATAAGCGATATATGTGGCTTCCGGAGAGTATGCTTTAAAAACTAATAATACAGTAGGATACGAAAGTCGAATTGGTGGGGTAAATGTGGGACAGTAGGTCACCTTTCAGATTCCGGTGTACTATAATATCCACCAAGAGTTAAACATGCGTTCAGTAGATTAGCCATTAACGAAcgctgaaaaaaatcttccgcTGAACGTTTTTCCTCGTGGGTTACCAGTTTGTAAACCTTCCTGTAGTCATCGTTTGTCAGCCTGAGAAATAATTTATCAAGACATTGACCAGAATCTGTCAACATAGTTCAATACATACTTATCTGTTTCCTTACTCGATAACGCTGCTAACTCAGATCGTAGTTTTAGAAAATATTCCTCGGAGTGTTGAGTGATCATCCGTAAAGCCATGTGACATGTGATTGAGGCTCCAGATTTCCAAAGAATCGGAAGAAATCCACATTCGAATTGATGGAAACTCGAGCTTTTGGCGCAGTTTTCGGAGCAGAAGATGACGTCCGAGCATTTTGGACAGCATATTGGAACGGAAGCTCTTTTAAAGCATCTACTGCAGTGAGTCAAACTGTATTCTTCGAGCAGTACGGAAACATAAGGTTTTTCTAACAGCAAGATGGTGTTTGGTTTCAAGTCACTATTGGTTTTTGCAAAACGACCTTCGTTTTCCGTGTAATCAAAGTAAAGAGCTTTGTCAACGAAGTGCTCAGGTATAGCGGATTTCTTTGAAGTAACTCCAGCTGATTTCTTAGATTTGGTAAGTTTTTTCTCTGCCTCAATATTTCGTGGAAGTaaatttatcataatttgtgCATCTCGTTCCAACTTTTGTCGTCGTTCCAGTGGTAGTTGACAATCATCGAGGGCTTGTACCGTttctctacaaaaaaaaatcattcatctGAACTTTTATATAATGCACTTCATCACATACTTAAAACTCTTGAGAGCACTGACATGATCCTTCTTTCCAAGGTAACAACGTGCTTGTCGCTCCCTTAATTTATACATCATTTCTTTCGGATATTGGTGACCGATGGCTCGCTGAATGTCTTTCAAGGCGAGGTCATATTTTTCTAAATGATACAGCGCAGCGGATCGGTTTGCTAATACAATTGCTTTGCCCTGCTCTGTAACacataataaaatcaaaaaaacaaaagatgaaATTGTAGGTTATGGACTGTGTAGACTACTACCGGTATTATCAACTCACCATTCGAGTCAGGAATGGACAAATAACACATGTTGTAATACGCCAATGCCTCATTCCAGCTTTCCTTTTGAAACGCTTTGTTGCCTAGATTTTTGAATTGCAATgacttttccaaattttttccaTTAAACTGATGTGATAGCTTAAGATCGGTTATGATTGATTTCATTGACTTTATGAATCCAAATCTCTTCTCATCATTGTCCAATTGAGCAAATTCGTTGAACTTGTTCGAGCTAATGTCTTTTCGGGCAGTCTCAcaatagttttgaaaaaatccatCTTTCTTATAAATTTCCATCTAATCTAGTAGTTGAAAAATGGCGGCGGAGAAATTTTTCACTTCCAACCGTATGTGGTTAAAATAGAACGACGAATGAAGATGCTGTACGATTGTTCTGAACTTAGCGAAATGTTTCGAAATTATTGAACTCAGCTAGAGACGTTCATTGATGTTTATACTTTATTTTTTCACTAAAACACGTGGGTACAGgtgaatttatgaagtttcgtaGCAAAATATTGATCCGCGGTGTTCTGATAAATGCAATGAACTGTTCATTGCCGGTAAATATTTTGACGATGAGCGAGAATTCTATCAAATGTAGATTTATTTTCAGATCCCAGTACGGCGTTTACTTTACTGCGGCACTGCCGACATGCGCAATCCAAACCTACTTAGAACATGAGTTTCGGTAGTTTGCAGCAATGCTTAGAGTAGAACAGTTAAGCATCATTGTCGTAATCAGGGTTCGTTTTAATTACAGATTTAAATTCATTTTGTCAAAATGCattatttttctaaaaatacaaGCATCGCAATTTTTCTACCTAGATTTAATTTTAGAAGCTTTTTATTACGTTTTACaagaaatgttttgaaaacggGATTAAAATATATTACTATTATGTCAATGGCAAGTTATTGTCATACACATTAAGTAAAGTGAGCATGTTGAAATTCTTTCCAATGGAAGAATATAAGCGGGTTGagaattaatttattgtttgtgcAGTCCCATTTCATTCATGTTTAAACTTACGAAGAACATGTTCTATCGGTCCCGACTTATGAACGTTAGTTTGAACTATTTAAAAGCAAGGGTTTTAAATGTTAAAAGTGGGAATTTCAATGTGAAAACGTAGGTAATTCCAACAAAACAAGAAGATGTCAAAATGCAAGGATCGTCGAAAGACAATATCCAAACTCAAAAACAATTGACGGAGATATTAAACGTTAGTCGCCGAGTCATTTCTGATTGTCTACAAGTTCaagtctattcgcactattccgggacgggaccatccgggatgatccgggacgttttttttcctcgtCGACGATgaatgagctgccggcgtgtgcatgtattggaatgccggatccatttggttgccgccGATATCCCTCGTCGAGTTTTTTGCAACGTCGGCACCGGGAAAAACTCGGCAAGGAATATCGTTGCAACCAATTGGATTTTATGCCGGATCCggcattccaatacatgcacacgccggcagctcagtcatcgccgatgaggaaaaatgtGAATAGACTTTTATGCGAATGATTCAGAAGGTGGAGAACTTTTAAACCTAACCTCCTCAGAAAGAAAATGATACTGTGCCTTTGGTGGGATCAAAATGGTgtcttgtttgtttatttatttattaattgatTTATTAGCTCCATCTGACAGTTGTctacatgaaataaaaaactaacTCTATACACTAAAACAGTTGGTTCTCCGAACTCAAGAAACTCCTCGACGGTCGTGAAGGTTCGAATCATTGCAGTTATTGGTTTGAAATACCCAAAAGTAGTGCGACGAAAACGTGGCTCAAGTAAAGTACTACTGCGAAGAACTCTCGGAGGAACTCTAAAATTCAACATCGAGAGGAGCTCAGAGCTATCAACTTTCACCATTTAATATTTTACCCACAAAACTATCTGGATAAATATGCTGACGCCGTTCTAATGTATCCATGCTAAATAATCTGCATCAGATGCGTTTTCTAGAATTGGACGAACGAGTGAACTGTATAATGCATTTAGGTAGTGCGGATCAGTGAAATTCTTTGCAATTTTCGATATGAAACCCAATTGTCGATTAGCTTTTGCGATAATGGCCGGGCGGTGGTGGTTGAAAGAGGGTTTTTGATCAAGCAATAGACCAAGATCACTGATCAGGTCAGCTCTATGAAGGATCGCTCCATTAATGTTACACTCAAACATAATTGGCTCCTTGACACGGTGAAATGACACAACTATAAATATCGAAACACTCAATGTTAGCTTATTTCGATGACCCTGTAATGTCagcgttctgaaaatgaatttctttcaatgtACATTGTTAAGTATCTATGCAACTTTCTTAAGATTCCAacttacctttacaaaaatttatctttcaaaTTCAGCTTTCAACCGGTGGATACGTCAAAGGTCCAAAAGCGGGTTAGGTAAGTATACCAGCGAGAACTTCCAACAGATTCAGCAACAGGTAAGTAACTCCAGTAGGCTTTCGGAATGAATATTTCAAAGGAAAAACTAAACTATACGGTTTAACGGTCAAACTGAAAATgctagcattctataatttaaCTTTATTTTAGATCTTTTGACAGTTCTTAAAAGTGAACTAATTCCAAATTATACACTGAACTAAAAGATTGTACCAAAACTAACATCTATACAGAACATAGATGTGCTCTGACACGATCATGTACAGAAAATAAACAGCTTAAATAATGTGTTCTGATGAAGAGCTGGTCTCTTTATCGGTTGATCTTCATGCGAGCAACATCTTTTATTTCAACAGTACCGAAAGTCCAGAGGAATTTAGAAACAATCAAACAGTATGTAACGAAGGACATAATAGACACCAATCGACAAAGAGGTCCAAAGTAAACTGAAGACAGATGCAATCTTCGGTGGCACGAACGACAAAATACAGTTTTAAATCATCGGCATATGCGATCCTACAACCAAGCTCAAGTAGGACATCACATCGTTGAAAtacaagatgaataacaatgggCCTAGGTTGCTACCCTGTGGCACACCAGATGAATTCGTGAAATTCGAAGACGCTATCGAGTCGAGCTTAACACGGTGGGTCCTATTCGTGAAGTAAGATTGCAGCCAATTGGTAAATCTCCCCGAGAGTCCCCAAGTTTGGATAGCTTGGCTATGAGAATGTCATGATTAATCAAATCAAAAGCTGTTTTTAGATCCGTATATATAGTGTCGATCTGGGATCCGAGTGACAAATGTTCAAAACAAGTAGAAGTGAAACTTAAAAGCATTTAGTCACTTTGAGGATTATTATTACgacaatttcgaaaatttttgaagcaACGGATAAGCTAGTAATTCCTCTGTAGTTTGCAacatatacactaaggtcttttttatgcgacttttttatacgaattttcagagttatgcggttttttttgcgaagtttcagagttatgcggtttttttatgcgaattttcagagttatgtggtttcgtaaactcgcataaaaaaagacttcagtgtactatgAGCTTCTCAAGTATTTATCGCTATCGACTGCAAATGATGAAATTGCATCATGCATTGCTAGAACGTGGTATTCGTGCGCTGGAGGAAAGACGGAAAATGCACAGCATTTGAAGAGAACTTTGCATAGAGTTTCTTGACTCTATTACATACAATCAACATATATtcacattttaaaaaatattgcatGATTAACTGGCACACCTGGAATTCATTTTTCACAGAGTTTGTCGAGTGCAATCCTTAGTTTTTCTCTttatttttcagaaaacttacaaGTTTGACTGTCCCATAACTATTACTTTTCTACCcattaacacatgggctgaaaagttatGGGTCTAACACATAGATTGTGCTAGTTtcattgcagtcacctttttcagttaatactaacctttaaaagacagctgttaaaatttcattaatttgtgagttattgtggtaagagtgacgctactgttgtgattttcaggacaatgaatcaaaaaacaattttgtgttttaattttacactactTCTTGA
This genomic window contains:
- the LOC131427720 gene encoding SET and MYND domain-containing protein 4 — encoded protein: MEIYKKDGFFQNYCETARKDISSNKFNEFAQLDNDEKRFGFIKSMKSIITDLKLSHQFNGKNLEKSLQFKNLGNKAFQKESWNEALAYYNMCYLSIPDSNEQGKAIVLANRSAALYHLEKYDLALKDIQRAIGHQYPKEMMYKLRERQARCYLGKKDHVSALKSFKETVQALDDCQLPLERRQKLERDAQIMINLLPRNIEAEKKLTKSKKSAGVTSKKSAIPEHFVDKALYFDYTENEGRFAKTNSDLKPNTILLLEKPYVSVLLEEYSLTHCSRCFKRASVPICCPKCSDVIFCSENCAKSSSFHQFECGFLPILWKSGASITCHMALRMITQHSEEYFLKLRSELAALSSKETDKLTNDDYRKVYKLVTHEEKRSAEDFFQRSLMANLLNACLTLGGYYSTPESESYIGGLLLHNLQLLQFNAHEISELQRESERDIGNSVFIGGGLYPTVALFNHSCDPGVTRHFRGNSICVRTIKNISADSIVAENYGPIFTQVSRDERRNTLLHQYKFECSCRACGENWPKFADMNPNILRFKCDGSKICSNVLEIPAEVNEFMVLCTECGEHTNIMKGLKSLQDTDMLFKSATKLHSAGEYEVALAKYVEMMNIMNEVLVPPYRDYHLCQQGMRSCMLEFGNRYIKTKSNK